A stretch of the Rodentibacter haemolyticus genome encodes the following:
- the gorA gene encoding glutathione-disulfide reductase translates to MTKHYDYIAIGGGSGGIASINRAANYGKKCAIIEAKYLGGTCVNVGCVPKKVMFYSAQIAEAINHYAPDYGFDVDVKKFDFERLVKSRQDYISRIHTSYNNVLGKNNIDVINGFGKFVDAHTIEVTFTDGSTERVTADHILIATGGRPFRPHSIKGQEYGIDSDGFFALTEVPKRVAIVGAGYIAVELAGVLNSLGSDTHLVVRRHAPMRNQDPMIVDTLLEVLEQDGITLHKHTTVEEIIKNEDGSLTVKFDHERGITVDCVIWAAGREPATDKIGLENVGVETNERGYIKVDKYQNTNVKGIYAVGDITEGGIELTPVAVAAGRRLSERLFNNKPNEHLDYNLVPTVVFSHPPIGTVGLTEPQAIEQYGEENVKVYKSSFTAMYTAVTQHRQPCRMKLVCAGKDEKIVGLHGIGFGVDEMIQGFAVAIKMGATKADFDNTVAIHPTGSEEFVTMR, encoded by the coding sequence ATGACTAAACATTATGATTACATTGCTATTGGCGGCGGTAGTGGCGGTATTGCTTCTATCAATCGTGCGGCAAACTATGGTAAAAAATGTGCGATTATTGAAGCGAAATATTTAGGCGGAACTTGTGTGAACGTAGGTTGTGTGCCGAAAAAAGTGATGTTCTATAGTGCGCAAATCGCCGAAGCGATTAATCACTATGCACCGGATTATGGTTTTGATGTCGATGTAAAAAAATTTGATTTTGAAAGACTTGTTAAAAGTCGTCAGGATTATATCAGTCGTATTCACACCTCTTATAATAACGTGCTTGGTAAAAATAACATTGATGTGATTAATGGTTTTGGTAAGTTTGTTGATGCTCACACTATTGAAGTAACCTTTACTGACGGTTCAACGGAGCGGGTTACTGCGGATCATATTTTAATTGCAACCGGTGGTCGTCCGTTCCGTCCTCATTCAATTAAGGGACAAGAATATGGCATTGATTCCGACGGATTCTTTGCATTAACGGAAGTGCCGAAACGCGTAGCAATCGTTGGTGCCGGCTATATCGCCGTAGAACTTGCCGGAGTGTTAAATAGCCTAGGTTCCGATACACATTTGGTTGTGCGCCGTCATGCGCCAATGCGTAATCAAGATCCGATGATTGTCGATACCTTGCTTGAGGTGCTGGAACAAGACGGAATCACTTTGCATAAGCATACTACCGTAGAAGAAATCATTAAAAATGAAGATGGTTCTTTAACCGTTAAGTTTGATCACGAGCGCGGCATTACCGTAGATTGTGTTATTTGGGCAGCAGGTCGTGAGCCGGCAACCGATAAGATTGGTTTAGAAAATGTGGGTGTAGAAACGAACGAACGCGGGTATATCAAGGTTGATAAATATCAAAATACGAACGTAAAAGGCATTTATGCCGTGGGCGATATTACTGAAGGCGGTATTGAGTTAACGCCGGTGGCGGTGGCGGCAGGTCGTCGTTTATCTGAACGTTTATTTAACAACAAGCCGAATGAACATTTAGACTATAACCTTGTGCCGACAGTTGTATTTAGCCATCCACCGATTGGTACGGTGGGTCTAACCGAGCCACAAGCGATTGAACAATATGGTGAAGAAAATGTGAAAGTGTATAAATCTTCCTTCACCGCAATGTACACGGCGGTAACTCAGCATCGTCAACCTTGTCGTATGAAATTAGTCTGTGCGGGTAAAGATGAAAAAATTGTCGGTCTGCACGGTATTGGTTTTGGTGTGGATGAAATGATTCAAGGTTTTGCCGTTGCTATTAAAATGGGGGCAACTAAAGCAGACTTTGATAATACCGTAGCCATTCACCCGACAGGCTCTGAGGAATTTGTCACAATGCGTTAA